Within the Fibrobacter sp. genome, the region GTACATCTACCAGGTGTCCATTATTAAGGAAGCTTACAAGTACTGCGCCTACATGGGCGGTGGCGGCTTCCAGTTCATCGATGCTCCGTACCAGCGTGCATCCTTCACGACCACGCGCGGTTACCGCCGTACGAATAAGTAAGGTGCGAACAGTTTAACGAAAAGCCCGGCTAAGCCGGGCTTTTTCTGTATGCGGAGAGAAACCGCGGTTTTGCTGATTCTAGACCGAGCGGTCGCCTCTGTGAGCAACAAACGCTCGGTATTAACCGGGCGTGGTTGCGACCTTTGGCCACTTAGCGCTTCAGCGCTTACGTGGACATGGCCCCCCTTGCGGGGGTAGTGAGGGAGAAACCGGAGGTTCAGTTCCCTAGACAACGAACGAACGGTCGCCTATGTGAGCAACAAACGCTCGGTATCAACCGGGCGTGGTTGCGAAAGCGAGGGCCAGCCCAGCACTTGTGTTTCTGATTCTAGACCGAGCGGTCGCTTAATAATGCGAAGGCTTCTGCGCCGGTGATGCGCACCTTGAGGCGGCTTCCAGCGGGAATGTCGCCGGCGAGGGCTACCGGGCGGTAGGCCTCGTTCCGCGCGATGGTCGTACCCGCGCGGTGGCCGGGCTTTTCGACCACGACGTCGCATGTATCGCCTATCCAGAGGGCGTTGTTTTCCTGAGCGATTTTCTGGAAGGCGTCGAAGAGGATGGCGGAGCGTTCGTGCTTTACTGCATCGGGAACCCTGAGCGAGGAGTCCTGTTCCATGCGTGCCGCGGGCGTGCCGGGGCGCGCCACAAAGCGGGTGATGTTGCATACCGTCGGGCGGGTTTCTTCGAGCAGCCGCATCGTTTCCGCGAAATCGTCGTCGGTTTCGCCGGGGAAACCGACGATGATGTCCGTGCTGAGCGTGAAGCGCGAAAATTCGGTATTGAACATGCGGGCGATTTTCCGGAAGTCTTCCGCCGTGTGGCGGCGGTTCATCGCTTTCAGTGTGCGGTCGCTTCCGCTCTGCACGGGAACGTGTACGAACTTGTAGACACGTTCGTCGCGGAAACAGTCCAGAAGGCTGTCCGCATACCTTATCATGTGTCGCGGGTTTCCCATCCCGAGGCGCAGCCTGTAATTGCCGGGAACGTGCACGAGGATGCGTTGCGTGAGCTCCGCAAGATTCGTTCCGGTATCGAATCCGTAGCAGGCGCAGTCCTGCCCGGTAAGCTGTATTTCGAGGCAACCATCGTTCACGAGGCCTGCGACTTGCTTGACGATGCCTTCGGGGGCGAAACTCCGGAGGCGTCCCTTCACGAGGTGCGTGCTGCAGAAGGCGCAGGCGTCCAGGCATCCTTCTTCGATGTTCACGATGCCCACATAGGGCGTTTCACGGAGTGTGCTGGGCCCCACGATAGCATCCATAGACTCTGTCGCGGAGGCTTCGTTTTGCTCCAGAGGGGCGATTTCCTTTAGACTCGTAAATATGACTTGCGGCGCAACCTTCAGCGCATCTTCGCGGAAGTCCTTCGGGGCGCACCCCGTAATGAACAGCGGGACGCCCGGGAACATTTCGGACGCGGTTCGCAACAGTTTCAACGCGCCCGCGTTGCCCTTTACGGTGCACACGTTCAGATAAATGGAGTCTGGCGCCTCCTGTGCCGCGGGCGATTCCTGTGCGGTCTTCGCTTCGGGCAGGCGGAAAAGAATCTTGCAGCCCGGATGCCTTGCGGAAAGAGCGCGGGCGATTTGCTCGCCTTCCCCGAAGTTCGCGGCGCACCCCTGGCTGATTACGGCATAGACCGGATTTTCGGAGCTCATTTCTCGAATCGCTCCAGTGTGATTCCCGGATAGTAGTGGGTGAGGATCGTAGCGAAGTCCTGGCCTGCGGCGCTGCGGCCCCGCACGCCCATCTGGCACATGCCGACTCCGTGCCCGAATCCCTTTCCGGTCAGGATCCATTCCTGCTTTTTATGTTCTATCCTGAAGAACGAGGACGGAAGTATGGAGCCGGATTTCTTGAACAGCCAGCGGACCTTGTCGCCCCGCACTTCGAAACTTCCCTTGTCCGTCTCGACGACGAGCGTGAGGATTCTTCCGCTTGCGAGCGTGTCCTTGATGGCGATATTCTTGATTTTCTTGAAGTCGGGAACTTTCGCTTTCGCCTCTTTCCCGTTCTTCTTTACGAGCGATTCCAGTTCCTTGTCGTCGAACTTGCGTTCCCACTTGCTGTAGCTCGATTCGCTGCACCACGGCGTTCCGTCTTTGCGCAGGTCGGGCCTACTTTGCAGGTAGGGCAGGTTGGGGCGTTCCCAGGTGGCGAGCGTCTCGGTTTCGCCTCCGCAGGTGGAATGGTAGTAGGCGATGATGAACTGCCCGCCGTACGTCATCACGATGCCGCGAGTCGCCTTTACGGCGCTGTCGGTGAGGGGCGTGGCGCTTGCGAGTCCCTTGTAGACCTGGTCCTTGGTGTCGGCGTACACATCGAATCCCATGGATTCGCGGCTGCCGAAGTGCTTGTAGGCGTAAGTGCGTGCGGCGATGGCCTGCGATTCGAGGGCGCTGAACCTGCTGTTGTCGAGCTTGCCGATTTCGTAGGGGACGACTCCGCGCAGGTAGTCTTCCACGTCGACGATGTTCACCGCGTTCACGAGCCCCTTGTTTGCGCTCACGTAGAAGTGTCCCGGATAGCACGAGGTGGAAAGTTTGCGGAGGGTCGGCGCGATGGAAACACATTTCCCCTCGCCGTGAATTTCCTTGTGGTCGAGCGTGGCGGAGTTTTCCTTGCCCTGGAACTTCACCTTGTTGCCCGCCGCCGTCATGTGGATGGTCTCGCCTTCGAGTTTCAGGTAGAGTTCCTTCACGCCGATAAACACGCCTACTTGCAGGGGGCGGTTCAATTCTTCGGGAATTTTCTTCGGGACGATAGCTTTGCTGCCCTGCTGCCTGGGGGGATTGGACGAGGGCTGTTCCGTCTTTGATTCCGAAAGCGTTGTCGCTTCGATGGGTGCGAAGTTTACGGGGGCGTCGTAATCGGATTGCTCCGGCACATTTTTTGCCGACACGTCATTAGGCGCATCTTTAGCAACATCTTTAGACGCATCCTTAGACACGTCTTTAACTGCTTCTTTAGCTGGTAACTCTTCTAGCGTTGCGCTTTCTTTTATCGCGTCGCTGGTCGGTTCGGTTGCAGCCTGGGGCGGCTCCGGCAAATCCGGCAGCTCGAAATCATCGGCGAAAGTTATCGCCGAGAATGCGAACAGGCAGAACCAGAAGAGTTTTGAACGAGCGATAATCAACCTGCAATTCTAGTAACTAGTGACTAACAACTGCGGCGAAGCCGCCCTATCTCTTCTTCAGCTTGGCTTGGGTTTCCTTCGCCATCTTGCGGAGCTTGGACTGGTTCAGCGTGCGGTCGGCGGTAGAAATCTTGTCGACAAACAGGTCACCGTTCAGGTGGTCCGTTTCGTGCTGGATGCAGCGTGCGAAGAGGCCTTCGCAGTTGTGGATTTCTTGCGGTTCGCCGTTGATGTCGAAGAATCGCACGCAAACCTTGTCCGGGCGGACGACGTTGCAGAAAATATCCGGGAGCGAGAGGCAGCCTTCGTCGTAGTCCGTGGGCTTTGCGTCTTCTTCTGCTTCCCATTCCGGGTTGAACATGATATAGGGGCGCGGATCCTCTTCACCGGGGATGGCCGTGTCGATGACGACCAGGCGGATGTTCCTGCCGATTTGCGGGGCGGCGAGGCCGCACCCGGGTGCGTCGTACATGGTTTCGAGCATGTCCTGTGCCAACTGGCGCAGTTCCGGGGTAATCTCGGTAATCGGCTCGCACTTCTTGCGGAGCACCGGGTCACCGTAAATGCGGATAGGGAGGATCGCCATTTATCTCGTTCCTTGTCGCGGATTACTTCTTTTCTTCGGTCTTTTCTTCGGCGTTCATCACGCGGACGATGGCGGACTTGTCGAAGTCGATGAAGGTGGTGGAACCCGTGCGGACGGTGATGATGTTCGAATTGTCTTCGATGGAGGTGATGGTACCGATGATGCCGGCCGTGGTGATGATCTTGTCACCCTTCTTGAGGGCCTTGCGCATTTCTTCCATCTTCTTCCTTTCCTTGCTCTGCGGGCGGATGAAGAAGAGCCACATCACGACGAACAGGAGGATAATGGGGAGGAAGCTCATGACGCCACCGCCCTGCTGGTCGGCCGGAGCGGCTTCCTGGGCGAATGCGGCGATGGAGGAAAGGGTCACGAGGAGTGCGGAAAGTTTCATATTAAGCCTTGTTTTAAGGTGAATTTTTGTTACGGGGTAAATATAGAAAAAGAGTTTCTAGTTCTAAGTTCCGAGTTCCTAGTATCGTGGATTTCAAGAGGCTTCTTGATGCTAGAAATTCTAGTAACTAATAACTAGTAACTGTAAACTAGCGCCTTCGGCGCTATACCAGCTTCTTGTCGAGCAGCGGGAAGATGCGATTGAGTTCGAGCAGGTCGATGACGTGGTAGAAATCCGCAGTGAACGAATCGGTGTCGTCGAGTACGGGGGACTGTCTGCCTGCGGGAGTGGCCTCGAGAATTCCGCTTGCGATGAGCGGCGCAATGATGCGTCGCGTGAGGGTGCCGCCGTGCATCGCCTTCTTGGCTTCTGCCTTCAGCATTTCGGTGGGGACGGTCGCCTTGTTGCCGCGGATGGAAATGCCGTTCTCCTTGACCGCCTTCACGAACGCCGTGAGCACGAGCTGTTCGGTGATGGAAAGGATGTCCGGTGATACCTGCTTGTTGAGCGCACGGTAACGGAGCGCCTCGTACAGGAGCGGAATAATCTGCAGGTTCGGCACGCGGACGGTCTCGCCTTCGATTTTCAGAATGTCGAATTCCTCGAGCAGTTGCAGGAGTCTCTCGGTTTCGGAAAACTCGGTGTTGTTCAGCACGAGCATCTTCTTCTGGAGGGTGGCGAGCGCTATGTTGTCTGAACCGCTCGCGACGAGGTGCTTGCTGAACAGGAAAAGCAGTGCGGGGAGCGCCTGCACGATCTTGCTCTTCTTCAGGTTCTCTTCGGCGATGTGGCAATGATTGGCGAGGAAGGAAAGCGTGGACTGGAACCAGCCCGGCTTGTGCTCGAGTTCCCGCTGGAGCGCCTTCTGCTCGATGAACAGGACTTCGCTGTTCTCCGCCGCGCGCAGCGTGTATTCCCTGGGTTTGCTTTCGAGCAGGCAGAATTCACCGATGATGGAACCGGGCCCGAAGTTGCGCCAGTGCCTCTGTCGCAGTTGCTTGGACATGCCGACCAGCATGCCCGACTTGACGATGACGAGGCTTGTGCCCTTGTCACCTTCGAGGAACAGGTATTCGCCTTCCTTGACGAACATCAGACCGCCCCCCTCAGGTTGGAATCGTAGCGTATCGCCGTCAGGTAGTATTCGATTCTTTCCATGTCCACGTGGAACTTGTTCGAAAGCCCCTGCTTGAAGCATCCGAGATCCTGCAGCGTAATCCACTGCGCGACGTCGATGGGCAGCTCCCTATCGTTGAGGAGGCGTATCCATTCGGGCGCTTCCATCTCGACGCCTTTCTTGATCGTGGTGAGGTGCACCAGGATGCGCTTCTGCGGGAGGCTAAGGCGGAGCGGTTCCCATACGAGCCCTTCTTCGCGGGCGTAGAGGTAGTCCGAGAATATCTGCATGAGCGTCGCGTTGTGGACCTGCATCAGCAGTTCTTCGCCGTTCTTGGAGAGCCCGATGAAGCGGCGACGCAAAAGCGACTTGAGGTCGGCCTTGATGGTCACCGGCGGGATGCGCGTAAGCCAGTTGAATTCGCGGATGAGCGTGTCGACCGGGTACTTGGTGCCCGATTCGAGATGCGCGCAGTATTCCGCGAGGCTCATCAGCGTGTTCTCCACGGGAGTCCGGTGTGCGGATTCCTTCAGGAGGCGCGTGTTCTGGGAAAGGTTCTTGAGGGTCGCGAGCAGCCAGATGGGGATGTTCTTCAGCTCGGATTCCAGGCAGTCCTCGGAAATAATGGTGACCGAGGAGTCCTCGGTTGCCTCGAGGGTGTAGCGGAACGGTTCGTTTTCGAAGAGGGAGGCCACGCCGACGATGTTGCCCGCGTGCATGCGGAACTTGATTTCGCGGCTGTCGTGGGATTTGTCCACGGCCACGAGTTCGCCTTCATCCAGGATGACCAGTTCGCGGTTGCCGGAGTCCGGAGAGTATACAACAAAACCCGCCTTCACGCGGAGGCGCGTGGGCGGGATAATCTGCTGTCGGGAATTCCCCGTGTTCATCGGGAAAAGACCCATTGAAGCCTGATTAGGCTTCGCGTTCTTCGATACGGGCAGCCTTGCCGCGGAGGTTGCGCATGTAGTAGATGCGAGACTGGCGGACCTTACCGGCGCGGTCGAGAACGATGGAATCGATACGGGGGCTGTTCACCGGGAAGATGCGTTCAACGGCAACGGAGCCGGACATCTTGCGGACGGTGAGGGTCTTGGAAACGCCCGAGTTCTTGAGCTGGATGACAACACCCTTGAACGGCTGGATACGTTCCTTGGTGCCTTCAATGACCTTGACGTTGACAGTGACGGTGTCGCCAGCGCGGAAGGCCGGCACATCGGACTTCACGTTTTCGCTATGGATTGCTTCGATGTTCAGGGACATAATGTGTACCTCTTAATTATTTGTCGCCAAATTTAGCATTTAATTTGATTTTTTCAAGGATGTCGGGGCGTCTTTCCTGCGTTCTTTTCAGGGATTCCTGCTTCCGCCATTCAGAAATGTTCTTATGATGGCCCGAAAGGAGCACTTCGGGCACCTTTTTGCCCTCGAATTCCTCCGGACGGGTGTAGACCGGCCATCCCAGTACGCCCTGGGCGAACGAGTCGGTATCGCCGCTTTCGCGGTTCCCGAGGGCGCCGTCGATGAGCCTCACTACCGCATCGGTCACCAGCATGGCGGGCAATTCGCCGCCGCTGACCACGAAATCGCCTATGGAAATCTCCATATCGACCTCGGTCTGGCGGATGCGGTCGTCGATGCCCTTGTAGTGCCCGCACACGAGCACCAGGTGGCTTTCGTGCGAGAGTTCTTCCGCGATCTTGTGCGTAAAGGGCACGCCGTCTGCCGTGAGGTAGATGACCTTGCCTCCGTCCTGCTTCACGCCCGTGCTGCGGATGGCGGCGGCGAGCGGTTCGGGCCGGAGCACCATGCCCGGTTCGCCCCCGTAGGGCACGTCGTCCACCTGGCCGTAGTCGTTTATCGCGAAGTCGCGGAGGTAGACGGTGTTGAATTCCAGGAGCCCTTTCGCCTGTGCGCGCCCCATGATGGATTGCTTCATCGGGGTGAACATCTCGGGGA harbors:
- a CDS encoding cyclic nucleotide-binding domain-containing protein, which codes for MNTGNSRQQIIPPTRLRVKAGFVVYSPDSGNRELVILDEGELVAVDKSHDSREIKFRMHAGNIVGVASLFENEPFRYTLEATEDSSVTIISEDCLESELKNIPIWLLATLKNLSQNTRLLKESAHRTPVENTLMSLAEYCAHLESGTKYPVDTLIREFNWLTRIPPVTIKADLKSLLRRRFIGLSKNGEELLMQVHNATLMQIFSDYLYAREEGLVWEPLRLSLPQKRILVHLTTIKKGVEMEAPEWIRLLNDRELPIDVAQWITLQDLGCFKQGLSNKFHVDMERIEYYLTAIRYDSNLRGAV
- the yajC gene encoding preprotein translocase subunit YajC encodes the protein MKLSALLVTLSSIAAFAQEAAPADQQGGGVMSFLPIILLFVVMWLFFIRPQSKERKKMEEMRKALKKGDKIITTAGIIGTITSIEDNSNIITVRTGSTTFIDFDKSAIVRVMNAEEKTEEKK
- the def gene encoding peptide deformylase; amino-acid sequence: MAILPIRIYGDPVLRKKCEPITEITPELRQLAQDMLETMYDAPGCGLAAPQIGRNIRLVVIDTAIPGEEDPRPYIMFNPEWEAEEDAKPTDYDEGCLSLPDIFCNVVRPDKVCVRFFDINGEPQEIHNCEGLFARCIQHETDHLNGDLFVDKISTADRTLNQSKLRKMAKETQAKLKKR
- a CDS encoding SpoIID/LytB domain-containing protein, yielding MIIARSKLFWFCLFAFSAITFADDFELPDLPEPPQAATEPTSDAIKESATLEELPAKEAVKDVSKDASKDVAKDAPNDVSAKNVPEQSDYDAPVNFAPIEATTLSESKTEQPSSNPPRQQGSKAIVPKKIPEELNRPLQVGVFIGVKELYLKLEGETIHMTAAGNKVKFQGKENSATLDHKEIHGEGKCVSIAPTLRKLSTSCYPGHFYVSANKGLVNAVNIVDVEDYLRGVVPYEIGKLDNSRFSALESQAIAARTYAYKHFGSRESMGFDVYADTKDQVYKGLASATPLTDSAVKATRGIVMTYGGQFIIAYYHSTCGGETETLATWERPNLPYLQSRPDLRKDGTPWCSESSYSKWERKFDDKELESLVKKNGKEAKAKVPDFKKIKNIAIKDTLASGRILTLVVETDKGSFEVRGDKVRWLFKKSGSILPSSFFRIEHKKQEWILTGKGFGHGVGMCQMGVRGRSAAGQDFATILTHYYPGITLERFEK
- a CDS encoding MiaB/RimO family radical SAM methylthiotransferase, producing MSSENPVYAVISQGCAANFGEGEQIARALSARHPGCKILFRLPEAKTAQESPAAQEAPDSIYLNVCTVKGNAGALKLLRTASEMFPGVPLFITGCAPKDFREDALKVAPQVIFTSLKEIAPLEQNEASATESMDAIVGPSTLRETPYVGIVNIEEGCLDACAFCSTHLVKGRLRSFAPEGIVKQVAGLVNDGCLEIQLTGQDCACYGFDTGTNLAELTQRILVHVPGNYRLRLGMGNPRHMIRYADSLLDCFRDERVYKFVHVPVQSGSDRTLKAMNRRHTAEDFRKIARMFNTEFSRFTLSTDIIVGFPGETDDDFAETMRLLEETRPTVCNITRFVARPGTPAARMEQDSSLRVPDAVKHERSAILFDAFQKIAQENNALWIGDTCDVVVEKPGHRAGTTIARNEAYRPVALAGDIPAGSRLKVRITGAEAFALLSDRSV
- the rplS gene encoding 50S ribosomal protein L19, whose protein sequence is MSLNIEAIHSENVKSDVPAFRAGDTVTVNVKVIEGTKERIQPFKGVVIQLKNSGVSKTLTVRKMSGSVAVERIFPVNSPRIDSIVLDRAGKVRQSRIYYMRNLRGKAARIEEREA
- a CDS encoding cyclic nucleotide-binding domain-containing protein, producing the protein MFVKEGEYLFLEGDKGTSLVIVKSGMLVGMSKQLRQRHWRNFGPGSIIGEFCLLESKPREYTLRAAENSEVLFIEQKALQRELEHKPGWFQSTLSFLANHCHIAEENLKKSKIVQALPALLFLFSKHLVASGSDNIALATLQKKMLVLNNTEFSETERLLQLLEEFDILKIEGETVRVPNLQIIPLLYEALRYRALNKQVSPDILSITEQLVLTAFVKAVKENGISIRGNKATVPTEMLKAEAKKAMHGGTLTRRIIAPLIASGILEATPAGRQSPVLDDTDSFTADFYHVIDLLELNRIFPLLDKKLV
- the trmD gene encoding tRNA (guanosine(37)-N1)-methyltransferase TrmD codes for the protein MVIDCITIFPEMFTPMKQSIMGRAQAKGLLEFNTVYLRDFAINDYGQVDDVPYGGEPGMVLRPEPLAAAIRSTGVKQDGGKVIYLTADGVPFTHKIAEELSHESHLVLVCGHYKGIDDRIRQTEVDMEISIGDFVVSGGELPAMLVTDAVVRLIDGALGNRESGDTDSFAQGVLGWPVYTRPEEFEGKKVPEVLLSGHHKNISEWRKQESLKRTQERRPDILEKIKLNAKFGDK